In the genome of bacterium, one region contains:
- a CDS encoding S49 family peptidase translates to MRASRIVQIVRIARIVLGLLVLAAAPALAARGGNPFLDYRGGSWLVPQTPAVTGGPVAGLFNPAAAVLNDVGGADFWWNDTDIRSGLDDYGFALGRNLSFAMNATTFGTHAESWKIYDYQLGLAGGSRDHAFGLAYRWSNGETARTPREDALVVGTVSRPFRWLSFGAAGTFALGPAAYQGVFDVGLRPLGTDLLTLHADWTANDDERFLADGSWGAGVELRPVDGVHLGFKAREAADGGDPDYGAFLGVTLGFSTFGALPVYSGASDERLRTTYLVRSNPPLRGLPLGGLTLGKRTTYFPLSLENRVLTYQKYRWFDDERIAWLDLLPLLDAVRDADDIDIVAVNLAGFRGRPSLVWELREKLLEIRRTGKELVIHVDNPGALVYWLAAIGDQVTIDPYGMVTIPGLALSRSYLKGTLEKLGLGFQEHRYFKYKSAAETLSRDHMSDADREQRQRIVDVIYTTFRDGAAAARDLGPDQFDALVDEQALLTAAEAQAAGLVDGAARWDGVLKRLRDERGARPVRKAPRDYPREFWDEQWGQPAKIPVVYAVGPCAMDSGINGRKTSAYLRGLIGDPDVKAVVLRADSPGGEVLPSDLVAEAIAQLRAAGKPVVVSQGDVAASGGYWISMNGAEILTTPLTITGSVGVISGWLWDDGFAEKAGVTSDVVHRGAHADLYANVNLPFLGGIPRRPMTDAELARVEHVIRGMYGQFVDAVARGRGMTPEAVDAIAQGRVWMGPDAVANGLADRLGTLDQAIGRARELAGIPAGREIELVEYPPRPLVQWPSFGPRLPGLFGLGTWVNGGLAHLYGRDAEAAEPVPALLGAPGLGTAQVDYLQSLNAARGGAAVLVDPDLLPEAWTGHD, encoded by the coding sequence ATGCGCGCGTCGCGAATCGTCCAGATCGTCCGGATCGCCCGGATCGTCCTCGGCCTGCTCGTCCTGGCTGCCGCCCCCGCCCTGGCCGCCCGCGGCGGCAACCCCTTCCTCGACTACCGCGGCGGCAGCTGGCTCGTGCCGCAGACGCCCGCCGTCACGGGCGGTCCCGTGGCCGGCCTCTTCAACCCCGCCGCCGCCGTCCTGAACGACGTGGGCGGCGCCGACTTCTGGTGGAACGACACCGACATCCGCTCCGGCCTGGACGACTACGGCTTCGCCCTCGGGCGCAACCTGAGCTTCGCCATGAACGCCACGACCTTCGGCACCCACGCCGAGAGCTGGAAGATCTACGACTACCAGCTCGGCCTGGCCGGCGGCTCGCGCGACCACGCCTTCGGTCTGGCCTACCGCTGGTCCAACGGCGAGACCGCACGCACGCCCCGCGAGGACGCCCTCGTCGTCGGCACGGTGAGCCGCCCCTTCCGCTGGCTCAGCTTCGGCGCGGCCGGCACCTTCGCCCTCGGACCCGCGGCCTACCAGGGCGTCTTCGACGTGGGCCTGCGCCCCCTCGGCACCGACCTGCTCACCCTGCACGCCGACTGGACCGCCAACGACGACGAGCGCTTCCTGGCCGACGGCAGCTGGGGCGCGGGCGTCGAACTGCGTCCCGTCGACGGGGTGCATCTGGGCTTCAAGGCCCGCGAAGCGGCCGACGGCGGCGACCCCGACTACGGCGCGTTCCTCGGCGTGACCCTGGGCTTCAGCACCTTCGGCGCCCTGCCGGTGTACAGCGGCGCCAGCGACGAGCGGCTGCGCACGACCTACCTGGTGCGGTCGAATCCGCCCCTGCGCGGGCTGCCCCTCGGCGGGCTCACCCTCGGCAAGCGCACCACCTACTTCCCGCTCAGCCTGGAGAACCGCGTCCTCACCTACCAGAAGTACCGCTGGTTCGACGACGAACGCATCGCCTGGCTCGACCTGCTGCCCCTGCTCGATGCGGTGCGCGACGCCGACGACATCGACATCGTGGCGGTGAACCTGGCCGGCTTCCGCGGCCGTCCGTCGCTGGTGTGGGAGCTGCGCGAGAAGCTGCTGGAGATCCGGCGCACGGGCAAGGAGCTGGTGATCCACGTCGACAACCCCGGCGCCCTGGTGTACTGGCTGGCCGCCATCGGCGACCAGGTGACCATCGACCCCTACGGCATGGTGACCATCCCCGGCCTGGCCCTGAGCCGCAGCTATCTCAAGGGCACCCTCGAGAAGCTCGGCCTCGGCTTCCAGGAGCATCGCTACTTCAAGTACAAGAGCGCGGCCGAGACCCTCAGCCGCGACCACATGTCCGACGCCGACCGCGAGCAGCGCCAGCGCATCGTCGACGTGATCTACACCACGTTCCGCGACGGCGCCGCCGCCGCGCGCGACCTGGGGCCCGACCAGTTCGACGCCCTCGTCGACGAGCAGGCCCTGCTGACCGCCGCCGAGGCCCAGGCCGCCGGACTCGTCGACGGCGCCGCCCGCTGGGACGGCGTGCTCAAACGCCTCCGCGACGAGCGCGGCGCGCGCCCCGTGCGCAAGGCGCCGCGCGACTACCCCCGCGAGTTCTGGGACGAGCAGTGGGGCCAGCCCGCGAAGATCCCGGTCGTCTACGCCGTCGGCCCCTGCGCCATGGACAGCGGCATCAACGGCCGCAAGACCAGCGCCTACCTGCGCGGCCTCATCGGCGATCCGGACGTCAAGGCGGTGGTGCTGCGGGCCGACTCGCCGGGCGGCGAGGTGCTGCCCAGCGACCTGGTCGCCGAGGCGATCGCCCAGCTCCGGGCCGCCGGCAAGCCGGTCGTCGTCAGCCAGGGCGACGTGGCGGCCAGCGGCGGCTACTGGATCAGCATGAACGGCGCCGAGATCCTGACCACGCCCCTGACCATCACCGGCTCGGTGGGCGTCATCAGCGGCTGGCTGTGGGACGACGGCTTCGCGGAGAAGGCGGGCGTCACGAGCGACGTCGTGCACCGCGGCGCCCACGCCGACCTCTACGCCAACGTGAACCTGCCCTTCCTCGGCGGCATCCCCCGCCGGCCCATGACCGACGCGGAGCTCGCCCGCGTCGAGCACGTCATCCGCGGCATGTACGGCCAGTTCGTGGACGCCGTGGCCCGGGGTCGCGGCATGACCCCCGAGGCGGTCGACGCCATCGCCCAGGGGCGCGTGTGGATGGGGCCCGACGCCGTGGCCAACGGCCTGGCCGACCGCCTCGGCACCCTCGACCAGGCCATCGGCCGGGCCCGCGAACTGGCGGGGATCCCCGCCGGGCGCGAGATCGAACTGGTCGAGTACCCGCCGCGGCCCCTCGTGCAGTGGCCCAGTTTCGGGCCGCGCCTGCCCGGCCTGTTCGGTCTCGGCACGTGGGTGAACGGCGGCCTGGCCCACCTCTACGGACGCGACGCCGAAGCCGCCGAGCCGGTGCCGGCCCTGCTCGGCGCGCCCGGTCTCGGCACCGCCCAGGTCGACTACCTGCAGAGCCTCAACGCCGCCCGCGGCGGCGCCGCGGTGCTGGTCGATCCGGACCTGCTGCCCGAGGCCTGGACCGGACACGACTGA
- a CDS encoding sigma-54-dependent Fis family transcriptional regulator, translating into MSLILIIDDIAAMRDQYAYDLKRLGGFDTATAGGGSEGLAMIASAAPDCVILDLEMPGVDGFEVLATLKRQQNRIPIIVYTGTGSYDRCVRATKLGAYSFIAKDEPLERVVREVENALAWAELRAEVKRYRHQSGDDSPLIGSSRAAVAMKEQIDKLAKIPSPVLVLGESGSGKELVARRLHDAGPRAGRPFVAVNCAALPDAMVESELFGHERGAFTGADQTRKGAFETAHGGTLFLDEIGELPAPAQAKLLRVLEDAVVTRLGSHKGTKVDTRVVAATNRDPEAEVARGAFRQDLLFRLNTHTVRVPPLRERLSDVPDLAAHFLRLVCEKFGVRPRTFAAETVGRLQAHAWTRNNVRELRNVVEQLVIAGDDDVIGPDLLPPGFADGTVPPPAPGREAMGPGPALPGGTLREQKAAAERQIVLTALERNDWHITNTAAQLGLADHSSLLKVMRRHGLKK; encoded by the coding sequence ATGAGCCTGATCCTGATCATCGACGACATCGCCGCCATGCGCGACCAGTACGCCTACGACCTGAAGCGCCTCGGCGGCTTCGACACCGCCACCGCCGGCGGCGGCTCCGAAGGCCTGGCCATGATCGCGTCGGCGGCGCCGGACTGCGTCATCCTCGACCTCGAGATGCCCGGCGTGGACGGCTTCGAGGTGCTGGCCACCCTCAAGCGCCAGCAGAACCGGATCCCGATCATCGTCTACACGGGCACCGGCAGCTACGACCGCTGCGTGCGGGCGACCAAGCTCGGGGCCTACAGCTTCATCGCCAAGGACGAGCCCCTCGAACGCGTGGTGCGCGAGGTGGAGAACGCCCTGGCCTGGGCCGAACTGCGCGCCGAGGTGAAGCGCTACCGCCACCAGAGCGGCGACGACTCGCCGCTCATCGGCAGCAGCCGCGCCGCCGTGGCCATGAAGGAGCAGATCGACAAGCTCGCGAAGATTCCCAGCCCGGTGCTCGTGCTCGGCGAGAGCGGCAGCGGCAAGGAGCTCGTGGCGCGCCGCCTGCACGACGCGGGCCCCCGCGCGGGTCGGCCCTTCGTGGCCGTCAACTGCGCCGCCCTGCCCGACGCCATGGTCGAGTCGGAGCTCTTCGGCCACGAGCGCGGCGCCTTCACCGGCGCCGACCAGACCCGCAAGGGCGCCTTCGAGACCGCCCACGGCGGCACCCTCTTCCTCGACGAGATCGGCGAACTGCCGGCGCCCGCCCAGGCCAAGCTGCTGCGGGTGCTCGAGGACGCCGTCGTCACGCGCCTCGGCTCCCACAAGGGCACGAAGGTCGACACCCGCGTGGTCGCGGCCACCAACCGCGACCCCGAGGCCGAAGTCGCCCGCGGCGCCTTCCGGCAGGATCTGCTCTTCCGCCTCAACACCCACACGGTGCGGGTGCCGCCCCTGCGCGAACGCCTGAGCGACGTGCCCGACCTCGCGGCCCACTTCCTGCGCCTGGTCTGCGAGAAGTTCGGCGTGCGGCCGCGCACCTTCGCCGCGGAGACCGTCGGCCGCCTGCAGGCCCACGCCTGGACCCGCAACAACGTGCGCGAGCTGCGCAACGTGGTGGAGCAGCTCGTCATCGCCGGCGACGACGACGTCATCGGGCCCGACCTGCTGCCGCCCGGTTTCGCCGACGGCACGGTGCCGCCCCCGGCGCCCGGCCGCGAGGCGATGGGCCCCGGCCCGGCGCTGCCCGGCGGCACCCTCAGGGAACAGAAGGCGGCCGCCGAGCGGCAGATCGTGCTGACCGCCCTCGAACGCAACGACTGGCACATCACCAACACGGCGGCCCAACTCGGGCTCGCCGACCACAGCAGCCTGCTGAAGGTGATGCGCCGCCACGGCCTGAAGAAGTAA